The proteins below come from a single Comamonas antarctica genomic window:
- the pgi gene encoding glucose-6-phosphate isomerase: MSELCHETAAWRALERHYREEMADFDIAAGFAADPGRLAALSQQAPHVFADLSKNRVTPRTEQLLVALAQECGVADRRDQMFAGAPINTSEARAVMHWLLRMPRDGGLLREQGVVTAMAAPVREALDAVHVTLDAMLELAAQVRARPEITDIVNIGIGGSHLGPEVVVNALEDWCDPGKRFHFVSNVDGHELGHVLSRVRPQSTLFLVASKSFTTAETMLNAHSARAWFLAQGGSEDAGAACRIADHFIALTTNVAAAAEFGIERTLGFWDWVGGRYSLWSAIGLPIAIAVGPAHFRALLAGAHAMDTHFVTAPLARNLPVRLGLIDIWYRNFHGYGSRCIAPYSHGLRRLTAYLQQLEMESNGKQVDAQGRRLTAATSAVVWGEPGTNGQHAFFQMLHQGPDVIPVEFIAMRGGGKYLGAHQQSLLINAVAQAQALMVGRREECSEKYCPGNRPSSFLLLQQLDPASLGALIALYEHRVFVTGAVWGINSFDQWGVELGKNLARDLAARQDRGDWQDVDASTAGLMRRLIAADLP; this comes from the coding sequence ATGAGCGAGCTGTGCCATGAAACCGCCGCCTGGCGGGCGCTCGAGCGCCACTACCGGGAGGAAATGGCGGATTTCGATATCGCCGCCGGTTTTGCGGCCGATCCCGGCCGCCTTGCCGCATTGAGCCAGCAGGCGCCGCATGTGTTTGCCGATCTGTCCAAGAACCGCGTCACGCCGCGTACCGAGCAGCTGCTCGTGGCGCTGGCGCAGGAATGCGGCGTTGCAGACCGGCGCGACCAGATGTTCGCGGGGGCGCCGATCAATACCTCCGAGGCGCGTGCCGTCATGCACTGGCTGCTGCGCATGCCGCGCGACGGCGGCCTGCTGCGCGAGCAGGGCGTGGTGACCGCGATGGCCGCGCCGGTGCGCGAAGCCCTGGATGCGGTGCACGTGACGCTGGATGCGATGCTGGAGCTGGCCGCGCAGGTGCGCGCCCGGCCGGAGATCACCGACATCGTCAACATCGGTATCGGCGGCTCGCATCTGGGACCTGAAGTCGTGGTCAATGCGCTCGAGGACTGGTGCGATCCCGGCAAGCGCTTTCATTTCGTCTCGAATGTCGACGGCCATGAGCTGGGCCATGTGCTGTCGCGCGTGCGCCCGCAAAGCACGTTGTTCCTGGTGGCCTCGAAGTCGTTCACCACGGCCGAGACCATGCTCAATGCGCATTCGGCGCGCGCCTGGTTCCTGGCGCAGGGCGGGTCCGAGGACGCGGGTGCGGCATGCCGCATTGCCGACCATTTCATCGCGCTCACGACCAACGTCGCCGCGGCCGCCGAATTTGGCATCGAGCGCACGCTGGGGTTCTGGGACTGGGTGGGCGGGCGCTACTCGCTGTGGTCGGCCATCGGCCTGCCGATCGCGATTGCCGTCGGTCCCGCGCATTTCCGCGCGCTGCTGGCGGGCGCGCATGCGATGGACACGCATTTCGTCACCGCACCGCTGGCGCGCAACCTGCCGGTGCGCCTGGGCCTGATCGACATCTGGTACCGCAACTTCCATGGCTACGGCAGCCGCTGCATCGCGCCCTACAGCCATGGGCTGCGGCGGCTCACGGCCTACCTGCAGCAGCTGGAAATGGAGAGCAATGGCAAGCAGGTCGACGCGCAGGGGCGGCGCCTTACCGCAGCAACTTCGGCCGTGGTGTGGGGCGAGCCCGGCACCAACGGCCAGCATGCGTTCTTCCAGATGCTGCACCAGGGTCCGGACGTGATTCCGGTGGAGTTCATCGCCATGCGCGGCGGCGGCAAGTACCTGGGCGCGCACCAGCAAAGCCTGCTGATCAACGCCGTGGCCCAGGCGCAGGCGCTGATGGTCGGGCGGCGCGAGGAATGCAGCGAGAAGTACTGCCCGGGCAACCGGCCCAGCAGCTTCTTGCTGCTGCAGCAGCTCGACCCGGCATCGCTGGGCGCGCTGATCGCGCTCTATGAACACCGGGTGTTCGTCACGGGCGCGGTCTGGGGCATCAACAGCTTCGACCAGTGGGGCGTCGAGCTGGGCAAGAACCTGGCGCGTGACCTGGCCGCGCGCCAGGACCGCGGCGATTGGCAGGATGTCGACGCGTCGACCGCGGGCCTGATGCGGCGCCTGATCGCGGCCGATCTGCCTTAG
- the tal gene encoding transaldolase, with protein sequence MSQLDALRQFTTVVADTGDFRQIAQYLPQDATTNPSLILKAVQMPEYAPLLKATVVQRRGRPLDEVMDRLLVRFGCEILALVPGRVSTEVDARLSFDTEATVTRAERIIELYQAEGVDISRVLIKIAATWEGIEAARRLEQRGIHTNLTLMFSLCQAVACGQAKVQLVSPFVGRIYDWYKKQAGASWDEAAMAGANDPGVRSVRAIYAHYKRFGIATEVMGASFRNLGQITALAGCDLLTIAPDLLGQLAASEAPLERALAPEAVQALDLPALHYDEAGFRFALNEDAMATEKLAEGIRAFVADTLKLESLMQKAAA encoded by the coding sequence ATGAGTCAGCTCGACGCGCTTCGACAGTTCACCACCGTGGTGGCGGACACCGGCGATTTTCGCCAGATTGCACAATACTTGCCGCAGGATGCGACCACCAACCCGTCGCTGATCCTCAAGGCGGTGCAGATGCCCGAGTATGCGCCGCTGCTCAAGGCCACCGTGGTCCAGCGCCGGGGGCGACCGCTGGACGAGGTCATGGACCGCTTGCTGGTGCGCTTTGGCTGCGAGATCCTGGCGCTGGTGCCCGGACGCGTATCCACCGAAGTCGATGCACGCCTGTCGTTCGACACCGAGGCCACGGTGACACGTGCCGAGCGCATCATCGAGCTGTACCAGGCCGAGGGCGTGGACATCAGCCGCGTGCTGATCAAGATCGCCGCGACCTGGGAGGGCATCGAGGCCGCGCGCCGGCTCGAGCAGCGCGGCATCCATACCAATCTGACCTTGATGTTCTCGCTGTGCCAGGCCGTGGCCTGCGGCCAGGCGAAGGTGCAGCTGGTTTCGCCGTTCGTCGGACGCATCTACGACTGGTACAAGAAGCAGGCCGGCGCCTCCTGGGACGAAGCCGCGATGGCCGGCGCCAACGACCCTGGCGTGCGCTCGGTGCGCGCCATCTACGCGCATTACAAGCGCTTTGGCATCGCCACCGAAGTCATGGGCGCGAGCTTTCGCAATCTGGGCCAGATCACCGCGCTGGCGGGTTGCGATCTGTTGACGATCGCCCCCGACCTACTGGGCCAGCTGGCGGCCAGCGAGGCGCCGCTGGAGCGGGCACTGGCGCCCGAGGCGGTGCAGGCGCTCGACCTGCCCGCACTGCACTATGACGAAGCGGGTTTTCGCTTTGCGCTCAACGAGGATGCAATGGCCACCGAGAAGCTGGCCGAAGGCATACGCGCGTTTGTGGCCGATACGCTGAAGCTCGAATCCTTGATGCAGAAGGCGGCTGCCTAG
- a CDS encoding MurR/RpiR family transcriptional regulator — translation MLDRITASLPSLAPAEQRVARLVLADPQAFAQLPVRLLAERAHVSKPTVVRFCRSMGYDGLADFKVKLANNANEGVPFIHRSVDSDDKTGDVLVKVVDNAVAAFLQYRNAAKVADLERAALAVVSSWQQGRRIEFYGAGNSGIVAQDAQHKFFRLGVTSLASSDGHIQVMSATLLGPGDCALIISNSGRTRDLMDAAGIARQRGATTIAITASGSPLAHACDIVLAADHPEGYDRYSPMVSRLMHLLIIDVLATCVALRIGEPLQPVLQQMKDSLHAKRYT, via the coding sequence ATGTTAGATCGCATCACCGCCTCCCTGCCGTCGCTGGCCCCCGCCGAACAGCGCGTGGCGCGCCTCGTGCTGGCCGACCCGCAGGCCTTTGCCCAGCTGCCCGTGCGGCTGCTGGCCGAGCGTGCGCATGTCAGCAAACCCACGGTGGTGCGCTTTTGCCGCAGCATGGGCTATGACGGCCTGGCCGACTTCAAGGTAAAGCTGGCCAACAACGCCAACGAAGGCGTGCCCTTCATCCACCGCAGCGTCGACAGCGATGACAAGACCGGCGACGTGCTGGTCAAGGTCGTCGACAACGCAGTCGCAGCCTTCCTGCAATACCGCAATGCCGCGAAAGTGGCGGATCTGGAGCGCGCGGCGCTGGCCGTGGTCAGCAGCTGGCAACAGGGCCGGCGCATTGAATTCTATGGCGCCGGCAACTCCGGCATCGTCGCGCAGGATGCGCAGCACAAGTTCTTCCGCCTGGGCGTGACCAGCCTGGCGAGCAGCGACGGCCATATCCAGGTGATGAGCGCCACCCTGCTCGGGCCCGGCGACTGCGCGCTGATCATCTCGAACTCGGGCCGCACGCGCGATCTGATGGACGCCGCCGGCATTGCGCGCCAGCGCGGCGCCACGACCATCGCGATCACCGCCAGCGGTTCGCCGCTGGCCCATGCCTGCGACATCGTGCTGGCTGCCGACCATCCCGAGGGCTACGACCGCTACAGTCCGATGGTCTCGCGGCTGATGCACCTGCTGATCATCGATGTGCTGGCCACCTGCGTGGCGCTGCGCATCGGCGAGCCATTGCAACCCGTCTTACAGCAAATGAAAGACAGCCTGCATGCCAAGCGATATACCTGA
- a CDS encoding porin, translated as MQKSFVKSAIALAALVVSAPAVFAQQGGSSVQIYGIVDAALRHTNNEGAGGNSSLTKMIGGGMSQSRWGINVTEDLGGGLKAIANLENRFLTDSGNSATTNYWQQSWVGMQGGFGRLTMGRQYNVLFDLVTSTYSSFPYSPYMEAYKPEIGMSLGARANNMLKYMAEVGAFRGALQYSFDEKDGNPANARTAGGYLRYSANGISAGVGYQNYQLPQGSTIEAWTLGGSYRMNALYLNVGYGENKIDGTPGAIDSAVIANMWSGDTNGGFTRGQANKRQMAKIGFGYQFTPQINAGLHYYYAKQSGSPASADNGNTNFIVGVIDYAFSKRTDAYFGIDYTKIRDGENVVLDPVSRARDRTGITVGLRHRF; from the coding sequence ATGCAAAAATCGTTTGTGAAAAGTGCCATTGCCTTGGCCGCCCTGGTGGTTTCTGCGCCCGCGGTATTTGCACAGCAAGGCGGCAGCAGTGTACAGATTTACGGTATTGTCGATGCTGCATTGCGTCATACCAATAATGAAGGCGCGGGCGGTAATTCCTCGCTGACCAAAATGATTGGCGGGGGCATGTCGCAAAGCCGCTGGGGTATCAATGTGACCGAGGACCTGGGCGGCGGCCTGAAGGCCATTGCCAACCTGGAAAACCGTTTCCTCACCGACTCCGGTAATTCGGCCACGACCAATTACTGGCAACAGTCGTGGGTGGGCATGCAGGGCGGCTTCGGGCGCCTGACCATGGGGCGCCAGTACAACGTCCTGTTCGACCTGGTGACCTCGACCTATTCGTCGTTCCCGTATTCGCCCTACATGGAAGCCTACAAGCCGGAAATCGGCATGTCGCTGGGCGCGCGCGCCAACAACATGCTCAAGTACATGGCCGAGGTCGGTGCGTTCCGTGGCGCATTGCAGTATTCGTTCGATGAGAAGGACGGCAATCCCGCCAACGCGCGCACCGCAGGCGGCTATCTGCGCTACTCGGCCAACGGCATTTCCGCCGGCGTGGGCTACCAGAACTACCAGCTGCCGCAAGGCTCGACCATCGAGGCCTGGACCCTGGGCGGCTCCTACCGCATGAACGCGCTGTACCTGAACGTCGGCTATGGCGAGAACAAGATCGACGGCACGCCGGGTGCGATCGATTCGGCGGTCATCGCCAACATGTGGAGCGGCGACACCAACGGCGGCTTCACGCGCGGCCAGGCCAACAAGCGCCAGATGGCCAAGATCGGTTTCGGCTACCAGTTCACGCCGCAGATCAATGCCGGCCTGCACTACTACTATGCCAAGCAGTCGGGCAGCCCGGCGTCGGCCGACAACGGCAATACCAACTTCATCGTCGGCGTGATCGATTACGCGTTCTCCAAGCGCACCGATGCGTATTTCGGCATCGATTACACCAAGATCCGGGACGGTGAGAATGTCGTTCTGGATCCCGTGAGCCGGGCACGCGATCGCACGGGTATTACCGTGGGTCTGCGCCACCGCTTCTAA
- a CDS encoding porin, whose product MKKSLIALAVLAASGAAMAQSSVSLFGIIDTGIGYIDNATPANGNKWGVGTSGNATSRIGFRGVEDLGGGLKAGFWLEGEVFGDDGNAGGLNFRRRSTVGLEGNFGEVRLGRDQVAGYNKTSSYDLFGQTGVGQFMGWRNWDGAVNTGNVGDENGIRANNLVSYYTPNFSGFKAGISYGFDEVQGESNAGRYIGGNVSYDNGPFSVALSYDRLEISQPARGLGDRDNVTLAGSYNFGVAKLIGIAQQQQYSYDAGGADRKFNNYALGVAAPVGGAGEVKLQYARYDQKATSGEADQLSLGYVHNLSKRTAVYGTVAYLKNKDGSSLGLQSKGINTTAAVNQKQTGVQVGVRHSF is encoded by the coding sequence ATGAAAAAATCCCTGATTGCCCTGGCCGTGTTGGCTGCTTCCGGCGCTGCAATGGCTCAATCTTCCGTGTCCCTGTTCGGTATCATCGACACCGGCATCGGCTACATTGACAACGCTACCCCCGCCAACGGCAACAAGTGGGGCGTCGGCACCAGCGGCAACGCTACCAGCCGCATCGGTTTCCGCGGCGTGGAAGACCTGGGTGGTGGCCTGAAGGCTGGCTTCTGGCTCGAAGGCGAAGTGTTCGGCGACGACGGCAATGCCGGCGGCCTGAACTTCCGTCGCCGTTCGACCGTGGGCCTGGAAGGCAACTTCGGTGAAGTGCGCCTGGGCCGCGACCAAGTCGCCGGCTACAACAAGACCAGCTCGTACGACCTGTTCGGTCAAACCGGTGTCGGCCAGTTCATGGGCTGGCGCAACTGGGACGGCGCTGTCAACACCGGCAACGTCGGCGACGAAAACGGCATCCGCGCGAACAACCTGGTCAGCTACTACACCCCCAACTTCAGCGGCTTCAAGGCTGGCATCAGCTACGGCTTCGACGAAGTGCAAGGCGAGTCCAACGCCGGCCGTTACATCGGCGGCAACGTTTCCTATGACAACGGCCCCTTCAGCGTGGCCCTGTCGTATGACCGCCTGGAAATCTCCCAGCCCGCACGTGGCCTGGGCGACCGTGACAACGTCACGCTGGCTGGTTCGTACAACTTCGGCGTGGCCAAGCTGATCGGTATCGCTCAACAGCAACAGTACTCGTACGACGCTGGCGGCGCTGACCGCAAGTTCAACAACTACGCCCTGGGTGTTGCTGCACCTGTCGGCGGCGCTGGCGAAGTCAAGCTGCAATACGCTCGCTACGACCAGAAGGCCACCAGCGGCGAAGCCGACCAGCTGTCGCTGGGCTATGTCCACAACCTGTCGAAGCGCACTGCTGTGTACGGCACCGTTGCTTACCTGAAGAACAAGGACGGCTCGTCGCTGGGTCTGCAGTCCAAGGGTATCAACACCACCGCTGCTGTGAACCAAAAGCAAACCGGCGTGCAAGTCGGCGTGCGCCACTCGTTCTAA
- the coq7 gene encoding 2-polyprenyl-3-methyl-6-methoxy-1,4-benzoquinone monooxygenase: MDKILMAADAALRTLFARPAASQPSPAQGLAEAPMSEAEQRLSGALMRVNHVGEVCAQALYSAQAMVTRDDHLRAHLIEAAREETDHLAWCRSRLDALGQRPSLLNPLWFAGAFAIGVAAAKVSDKVSLGFVVETENQVSAHLGSHLGRLPDQDLASRAVVQRMKEDEERHAADALEAGAVLLPAPVQQLMRAAAKVMTTTAHYI, translated from the coding sequence ATGGACAAGATCTTGATGGCAGCGGACGCTGCGCTCCGCACCCTGTTTGCCCGCCCTGCGGCCTCTCAGCCATCGCCCGCGCAGGGCCTGGCCGAAGCGCCGATGAGCGAGGCCGAGCAGCGCCTGTCCGGCGCGCTGATGCGCGTCAACCATGTGGGCGAGGTCTGTGCCCAGGCGCTCTACAGCGCCCAGGCCATGGTCACGCGCGACGACCATCTGCGCGCCCACCTGATCGAGGCGGCGCGCGAGGAAACCGACCACCTCGCCTGGTGCCGCAGCCGGCTCGATGCCCTGGGCCAGCGCCCCAGCCTGCTCAATCCCCTGTGGTTCGCGGGCGCGTTTGCCATCGGCGTGGCTGCAGCCAAGGTCAGCGACAAGGTCAGCCTGGGCTTTGTGGTCGAAACCGAAAACCAGGTATCGGCGCACCTGGGCAGCCACCTGGGCCGCCTGCCCGACCAGGACCTGGCTTCGCGCGCCGTGGTGCAGCGCATGAAGGAAGACGAGGAGCGGCATGCGGCCGACGCGCTCGAAGCCGGCGCCGTGCTGCTGCCCGCGCCGGTGCAGCAGCTAATGCGCGCGGCCGCCAAGGTCATGACGACAACTGCGCATTACATCTGA
- a CDS encoding OsmC family protein: MECTVSWTGASGTRSGMGFVAETGSGHILAMDGAPDEKNPANGGRNLAPRPMEALLAGTGGCTAYDVVLILKRGRHDVRGCSVKLSSERADTDPKVFTRIHMQFTVTGKGVPAGAVERAIAMSHEKYCSASIMLGKTAEITTGFEIIEA, translated from the coding sequence ATGGAATGCACAGTGAGTTGGACCGGCGCCAGCGGAACCCGGTCCGGCATGGGCTTTGTGGCCGAGACCGGTAGCGGCCATATCCTGGCCATGGACGGCGCTCCGGATGAAAAGAATCCCGCCAACGGCGGCCGCAATCTTGCGCCGCGCCCCATGGAGGCGCTGCTGGCCGGCACCGGCGGCTGCACCGCCTATGACGTGGTGCTGATTCTCAAGCGCGGCCGCCACGACGTGCGCGGCTGCAGCGTCAAGCTCAGTTCGGAGCGCGCGGACACCGACCCCAAGGTGTTCACCAGGATCCACATGCAGTTCACCGTGACCGGCAAGGGCGTGCCAGCCGGCGCCGTGGAGCGCGCCATCGCCATGAGCCACGAGAAATACTGCTCGGCCAGCATCATGCTGGGCAAGACCGCCGAGATCACGACGGGCTTCGAGATCATCGAAGCCTGA
- the ilvA gene encoding threonine ammonia-lyase, biosynthetic produces MTKHLTPADYLTRILTARVYDVAVESELQPARNLSRRLHNKVLFKREDQQPVFSFKLRGAYNKMAHLSQEQLQRGVICASAGNHAQGVAMSARKLGCRAVIVMPTTTPQVKIDAVQALGGEVVLAGESYSDAYKHSLQLQQEQGLTFVHPFDDPDVIAGQGTIAMEMLSQLQKLGSQRLDAVFVAIGGGGLISGVANYLKAVRPDIKVIGVQTRDSDAMAQSVQTGERVELSDVGLFSDGTAVKLVGEETFRIARDLVDEYVVVDTDAVCAAIKDVFVDTRAIVEPSGALAVAAIKQYVATHKTKGETYAAILCGANMNFDRLRFVAERAEVGEEREALFAVTIPEERGSFKRFCEVVGRLPGGQRNVTEFNYRISHQQRAHVFVGLTTAAKGESEKIAKNFQKNGFDALDLTFDEMAKEHLRHMVGGHSPLAQDERLLRFVFPERPGALFKFLSMMAPTWNISLFHYRNQGADYGRILVGMQVPAEDAQAFDAFLASVGYPWVEETHNPAYRLFLQ; encoded by the coding sequence ATGACGAAACACCTGACTCCCGCCGACTATCTCACCCGCATCCTGACCGCCCGCGTCTATGACGTGGCCGTGGAATCGGAGCTGCAGCCTGCCAGGAACCTGAGCCGGCGCCTGCACAACAAGGTGCTGTTCAAGCGCGAAGACCAGCAGCCGGTGTTCAGCTTCAAGCTGCGCGGCGCCTATAACAAGATGGCGCACCTGAGCCAGGAGCAGTTGCAGCGCGGCGTGATCTGTGCCTCGGCCGGCAACCATGCCCAGGGCGTGGCGATGAGCGCGCGCAAGCTCGGCTGCCGCGCGGTGATCGTGATGCCCACCACCACGCCCCAGGTCAAGATCGATGCCGTGCAGGCGCTCGGCGGCGAGGTGGTGCTGGCCGGCGAAAGCTATTCCGATGCCTACAAGCACTCGCTGCAACTGCAGCAGGAGCAGGGCCTGACCTTCGTGCACCCGTTCGACGACCCGGACGTCATTGCGGGCCAGGGCACGATTGCGATGGAAATGTTGAGCCAGCTGCAAAAGCTCGGCAGCCAGCGCCTCGATGCGGTGTTTGTCGCCATTGGCGGCGGCGGCCTGATCTCGGGCGTGGCGAACTATCTCAAGGCGGTGCGCCCCGACATCAAGGTGATCGGCGTGCAGACGCGCGACTCGGATGCGATGGCGCAGTCGGTGCAGACCGGAGAACGCGTGGAATTGAGCGACGTCGGGCTGTTTTCCGACGGCACGGCGGTGAAGCTGGTGGGCGAGGAAACCTTCCGCATCGCACGCGACCTGGTCGACGAATATGTGGTGGTCGATACCGACGCGGTCTGCGCCGCGATCAAAGACGTGTTCGTCGACACCCGCGCCATCGTCGAGCCTTCGGGCGCGCTGGCCGTGGCCGCGATCAAGCAGTACGTCGCGACGCACAAGACCAAGGGCGAGACCTATGCCGCCATCCTCTGCGGCGCGAACATGAATTTCGACCGGCTGCGCTTCGTCGCCGAGCGTGCCGAGGTCGGCGAGGAGCGCGAGGCGCTGTTCGCGGTGACCATTCCCGAGGAGCGCGGCAGCTTCAAGCGCTTTTGCGAGGTCGTGGGCCGGCTGCCCGGCGGCCAGCGCAACGTGACCGAGTTCAACTACCGCATCAGCCACCAGCAGCGCGCGCATGTGTTCGTCGGCCTGACCACGGCGGCCAAGGGCGAGTCGGAGAAGATCGCCAAGAACTTCCAGAAGAACGGCTTCGATGCGCTGGACCTGACCTTCGACGAGATGGCCAAGGAGCACCTGCGCCATATGGTGGGCGGCCATTCGCCGCTGGCGCAGGATGAGCGCCTGCTGCGCTTCGTGTTCCCCGAGCGCCCGGGCGCGCTGTTCAAGTTCCTGAGCATGATGGCGCCGACCTGGAACATCTCGCTGTTCCATTACCGCAACCAGGGCGCGGACTATGGCCGCATCCTGGTCGGCATGCAGGTGCCGGCCGAGGATGCGCAGGCCTTCGACGCCTTCCTGGCCTCGGTGGGCTACCCCTGGGTCGAGGAAACGCACAATCCCGCCTACCGGCTCTTCCTGCAGTAG
- the cobS gene encoding adenosylcobinamide-GDP ribazoletransferase — protein sequence MQALRHYLLALQFFTRIPVTGRLAAWVGFSPDMLRASAAHFPGIGWIVGAAGAGSYAAAHAALAPSPFAPLAAAVLCCAATAWMTGGFHEDGLADVADGLGGSAERERALDIMKDSRLGAYGALALVLALLAKISLLAVLGSHSLAAAAAALALAHVVSRFWPLCLVRTLAHVGDTARSKSKPLAERITARALAAAGLWCVAPLALYAGLQPPGALALGLLGSALAALWMARWFARRLQGFTGDCLGATQQVCEIAFYLGAAIGVLRSAA from the coding sequence ATGCAAGCCCTGCGCCACTATCTGCTGGCCCTGCAGTTCTTCACCCGCATTCCGGTGACCGGGCGGCTCGCGGCCTGGGTCGGCTTCAGCCCGGACATGCTGCGCGCCAGCGCCGCGCATTTTCCCGGCATCGGCTGGATCGTGGGGGCCGCCGGTGCGGGGAGCTATGCGGCAGCGCATGCGGCGCTCGCGCCCAGCCCGTTCGCGCCGCTCGCGGCCGCCGTGCTGTGCTGCGCGGCCACGGCGTGGATGACGGGTGGATTCCATGAGGACGGCCTCGCCGATGTGGCCGATGGCCTGGGCGGCAGCGCCGAGCGCGAGCGCGCGCTCGACATCATGAAGGACTCGCGCCTAGGCGCCTATGGCGCGCTGGCGCTGGTGCTGGCGCTGCTGGCCAAGATCAGCCTGCTGGCCGTGCTGGGCAGCCACAGCCTGGCCGCGGCCGCGGCCGCCCTGGCGCTCGCGCACGTGGTCTCGCGCTTTTGGCCGCTGTGCCTGGTGCGCACGCTGGCGCATGTCGGCGACACCGCACGCTCCAAGAGCAAGCCGCTGGCGGAGCGCATCACGGCGCGCGCGCTGGCCGCGGCCGGCCTGTGGTGCGTGGCGCCGCTCGCGCTTTACGCCGGGCTCCAGCCGCCGGGGGCGCTTGCCCTGGGCCTGCTGGGCAGCGCGCTCGCGGCGCTGTGGATGGCGCGCTGGTTTGCGCGGCGCCTGCAGGGCTTTACCGGCGACTGCCTGGGCGCGACCCAGCAGGTCTGCGAAATTGCGTTCTATCTGGGCGCGGCCATTGGCGTGCTGCGCAGCGCCGCATGA
- a CDS encoding histidine phosphatase family protein, which translates to MTPRLWLVRHAAPLVAPGLCYGRLDVEADALATQRAAQALAEALPAQARVRHSPLRRCAQLAQALQALRPELRSLPDARLQEMDFGAWEGRPWESLARTEVDAWAGDLHGHAPGGGEPLSAMLQRVQAALGGIAGLPGDMVWITHAGVARCVHWLRAHPAQVPTAAQWTQAAPAPGEWFIS; encoded by the coding sequence ATGACACCGCGGCTGTGGCTGGTGCGGCATGCCGCGCCGCTGGTGGCGCCCGGCCTCTGTTACGGCCGGCTCGACGTCGAGGCGGACGCGCTGGCCACGCAGCGGGCGGCACAGGCGCTGGCCGAGGCCCTGCCGGCGCAGGCACGCGTGCGGCATTCGCCGCTGCGCCGCTGCGCCCAACTGGCGCAGGCCTTGCAGGCCCTGCGGCCCGAACTGCGCAGCCTGCCGGACGCACGCCTGCAGGAAATGGATTTCGGCGCCTGGGAAGGCCGGCCCTGGGAGAGCTTGGCGCGCACCGAGGTCGATGCCTGGGCTGGCGACCTGCACGGCCATGCGCCCGGCGGCGGCGAGCCGCTATCGGCGATGCTGCAACGGGTGCAGGCCGCACTGGGGGGAATCGCCGGCCTGCCAGGAGACATGGTGTGGATCACCCATGCGGGCGTGGCGCGCTGCGTGCACTGGCTGCGCGCGCATCCCGCGCAGGTGCCTACCGCCGCGCAATGGACCCAGGCAGCACCCGCACCGGGTGAGTGGTTTATTTCTTGA
- a CDS encoding type II secretion system protein N has protein sequence MRTGTLILWASAGACVVFWALRLATPAGAAMVPVAAPAPVSVDLQAMAQVLGAGPALPVAQAPAAPSRYTLHGLLAGRDSGRGAAVIGVNGQPARAFPVGAQVDEGLVLQSVGVQQARLGPSQQGSATVTLELPIKK, from the coding sequence GTGCGTACGGGCACACTGATTCTGTGGGCCTCCGCGGGCGCCTGCGTGGTGTTCTGGGCGCTGCGTCTGGCCACGCCGGCAGGCGCGGCCATGGTGCCGGTTGCCGCGCCCGCGCCCGTCTCGGTGGACCTGCAGGCCATGGCGCAGGTGCTTGGTGCCGGCCCGGCGCTGCCGGTGGCCCAGGCGCCCGCCGCGCCAAGCCGCTATACGCTGCACGGGCTGTTGGCGGGGCGCGACAGTGGACGCGGCGCGGCGGTCATTGGCGTCAACGGCCAACCGGCCAGGGCCTTCCCCGTGGGCGCGCAGGTGGACGAAGGCCTGGTGCTTCAGTCCGTCGGGGTGCAGCAAGCCCGGCTGGGTCCGTCGCAGCAGGGTTCGGCCACGGTGACGCTTGAATTGCCGATCAAGAAATAA
- the gspG gene encoding type II secretion system major pseudopilin GspG, with product MNFITAPSRPAARSLRQSAQRGFTLIELMVVLVIIGVLGALIVPNLLSRADDARRTAARTDITNIMQALKLYRLDNQRYPTTEQGLQSLVARPTSGPQPNNWKPYIEKLPNDPWGNPYQYLNPGIKGEVDVMSLGANGQPGGEGNDADIGSWQ from the coding sequence ATGAATTTCATTACCGCGCCCAGTCGCCCAGCCGCGCGCTCCCTGCGCCAATCCGCGCAACGCGGCTTCACCCTGATCGAGTTGATGGTCGTGCTTGTCATCATCGGCGTGCTGGGCGCGCTGATCGTGCCCAACCTGCTGAGCCGCGCCGACGATGCGCGCCGCACGGCGGCACGCACCGACATCACCAACATCATGCAGGCGCTCAAGCTCTACCGACTGGACAACCAGCGCTATCCAACGACGGAGCAGGGACTGCAGTCGCTGGTCGCCCGCCCCACATCCGGCCCCCAGCCCAACAACTGGAAGCCGTACATCGAGAAACTGCCCAACGACCCTTGGGGCAATCCCTATCAGTACCTGAACCCTGGCATCAAGGGTGAAGTCGACGTAATGTCACTGGGCGCCAACGGCCAGCCCGGCGGCGAAGGCAACGACGCCGACATCGGCAGCTGGCAGTAA